The Prochlorococcus marinus CUG1416 genome has a segment encoding these proteins:
- a CDS encoding Mrp/NBP35 family ATP-binding protein, producing MTTIEDANFALQKVLDAGSKKNVIELAWIRNVRVTIPRVIVTLSLPSFATSQRDRIVNEVRKILLDFEDIDDVQIEIDNNLAKSESKTESNGPELQQIDGIRHIIAVSSGKGGVGKSTIAVNLACSLAKLGLKTGLLDADIYGPNTPSMMGVTEQNPKVTEGSGNDQRLIPINKYGISLVSMGFLIEEGQPVIWRGPMLNSIIRQFLYQVEWNNLDFLVIDLPPGTGDAQISLSQSVPIAGAIVVTTPQQVSLQDARRGLAMFKQLGVPLLGIVENMSVFIPPDMPSKKYEIFGKGGGQILAKENDLPLLAQIPIEIPLVDESNKGIPISISQPNKESSIEFSNLAQLIKNKFVN from the coding sequence ATGACCACGATAGAAGATGCGAATTTTGCTTTACAAAAGGTTCTAGATGCTGGATCAAAGAAAAATGTAATTGAATTAGCTTGGATTAGAAACGTAAGAGTAACTATACCAAGAGTAATCGTAACACTATCATTACCTTCATTCGCAACTTCTCAGAGAGATAGAATTGTCAATGAGGTTCGCAAAATACTACTGGATTTTGAAGATATTGATGATGTTCAAATAGAGATAGATAATAATCTTGCCAAATCAGAATCTAAAACTGAAAGTAATGGTCCTGAGTTGCAACAGATTGACGGTATTCGACATATCATCGCTGTTAGCAGTGGTAAAGGTGGAGTTGGGAAAAGTACTATCGCAGTTAATCTTGCTTGTTCTTTAGCTAAATTAGGATTAAAAACTGGTTTACTCGATGCGGATATCTATGGACCCAATACTCCCTCAATGATGGGAGTGACTGAACAGAATCCAAAGGTTACAGAAGGTAGTGGTAATGATCAAAGGTTAATACCAATAAATAAATATGGAATTTCATTAGTATCTATGGGTTTCCTTATAGAAGAAGGTCAGCCAGTTATATGGAGAGGGCCAATGCTAAATAGCATTATCCGTCAATTTCTTTACCAAGTTGAATGGAATAATCTAGATTTTCTGGTTATTGACTTGCCTCCAGGAACAGGTGATGCTCAAATTTCCCTTTCTCAATCTGTGCCTATTGCTGGAGCTATTGTGGTTACTACTCCACAACAAGTATCTTTGCAAGATGCAAGGAGGGGATTAGCAATGTTTAAACAACTTGGAGTGCCTTTATTGGGAATAGTAGAAAATATGTCAGTATTTATTCCGCCAGATATGCCAAGTAAAAAATATGAAATTTTTGGTAAAGGTGGTGGACAAATATTAGCTAAAGAAAATGATTTACCGTTATTAGCACAAATTCCTATTGAAATTCCTCTTGTTGATGAAAGCAATAAAGGAATACCAATCTCAATAAGCCAGCCAAATAAAGAAAGTTCTATTGAATTTAGTAATTTAGCTCAATTAATTAAAAATAAATTTGTTAATTAA
- the hemF gene encoding oxygen-dependent coproporphyrinogen oxidase, whose translation MLKEPPKNSREKTKNLLLTLQDKICSGLENVDGKAKFTEESWLRDEGGGGRSRVLKNGSIFEQAGVNFSEVQGKELPQSIISQRPEAKGHEWFATGTSMVLHPKNPYIPTVHLNYRYFEAGPVWWFGGGADLTPFYPYLSDVRNFHKEHKKACEKVDQNLHKVFKPWCDEYFFLKHRNESRGIGGIFYDYQDGSGNIYRGNNQNGKASKASQNIGISNLNWDDLFSLAENCGQAFLPSYLPIIEKRATQTYTSKEREFQLYRRGRYVEFNLVWDRGTIFGLQTNGRTESILMSLPPLARWEYGYKAKKGSREEFLTSIFTKPQDWLNDKNLEKFCMENNIFD comes from the coding sequence ATGCTCAAAGAACCTCCTAAAAACTCGAGAGAGAAAACTAAAAATCTCTTATTAACTCTACAAGACAAAATTTGTTCAGGCCTTGAAAATGTAGATGGTAAAGCGAAATTCACCGAAGAATCCTGGCTAAGAGACGAAGGTGGTGGTGGAAGGTCGAGAGTATTGAAAAACGGTTCTATTTTTGAGCAGGCAGGAGTAAATTTCTCTGAAGTACAGGGGAAAGAATTACCTCAATCAATAATCTCTCAGAGACCCGAAGCTAAGGGTCATGAATGGTTTGCGACAGGAACTTCTATGGTATTGCACCCTAAGAATCCTTATATTCCAACAGTTCATCTGAATTATAGGTATTTCGAAGCTGGTCCTGTTTGGTGGTTTGGCGGAGGTGCAGACTTAACCCCTTTTTATCCTTATCTTTCTGATGTGAGAAATTTTCATAAAGAGCATAAAAAAGCTTGCGAAAAAGTTGATCAAAATTTACATAAGGTATTCAAACCATGGTGTGATGAATATTTCTTCTTGAAGCACAGAAATGAATCTAGAGGAATAGGAGGTATTTTTTATGATTATCAAGATGGTTCAGGCAATATCTATAGAGGAAATAATCAAAATGGGAAGGCATCAAAAGCTTCACAAAATATTGGTATATCTAATTTAAATTGGGATGATTTATTTTCTTTAGCAGAAAACTGTGGGCAGGCATTTCTCCCTTCATATCTGCCCATTATTGAAAAGAGAGCCACTCAAACATATACATCGAAGGAAAGAGAATTCCAGCTATATCGAAGAGGTAGATATGTCGAATTCAATTTAGTTTGGGATAGAGGGACAATTTTTGGATTACAAACAAACGGTAGAACTGAATCTATATTAATGTCATTGCCGCCTTTAGCTAGATGGGAGTATGGATATAAAGCTAAAAAGGGTTCTAGAGAGGAATTTCTCACATCAATTTTTACCAAACCCCAAGATTGGTTAAATGATAAAAATTTAGAAAAATTCTGTATGGAGAATAATATCTTTGATTAA